GTAATGACAAAACCGATATGAACATCTCCTTTGTCAAATGCACTTGTGGCACCGCTAAGGAATTGACTCATATTGGTATAGACGTTATTAGAAATGAAAACTTTGAAAAAATGTCCGGCTGTTTCGACTTCTGCACCTATTGAATAAGTGTCATAATATTGCCTCCAGCCATTGAGTGTGGGGTTTGCCTCTGCAATTACACTCCATCTTTCATTGAAAAAATACTGCCCGTAAGCTCCTAAAGTCCAGCTAAACTGACATTCAGAACATTCAATATTTGAATTATATAAAAATGAAGGAACTATACCGAAGCCGAACTTTCCGGTTTTAGAATTTAGGATTAAATTTCCATAATATTGCAGCAATCTTGACTTATCTTCTGGTTCATTTCTGACTTTTGAATTATATGCTGCACCACCATTTATTGCGACTGCGATTGGTAGTCCGAACTGTTTTGTTTCAAGAAGATTGTATTTTAATTGCAGGTCAATATTGCCATTGTGATTACTTCTGCCTATTGATGCAAATAAATCATCGGTTATGCCATAACCAAGTGCAAGCCGCATAAAAATGCCACCATCAAATCCGAAAAGCTCGCTGAATCCTTCCGATACTGGAACTAAGAATTTATGCGAAATATGGAAATAAATATTTCCGGCTTGCATTGTTTCCGTAGTGGGCAAACTTAATGCTTCGACTGAGCGGAATATGCTGATATTTTCTTCGAGCGGTTCGGTTCTTTGCCACTTTGATTGTGAAAATACCGAAGAATTTGATGTAATGATAAAGATTAGAATTAAATAGAATTTTTTCATATCGCTTACTCTGCTAATTTAACTGAAAAATCGAGTTGAAGTTGAATGTCCTCACTTATACGAACAAACATAAATTTTGGTACTTTGATTTTGTAATCCGTTAGCTTTACAACAAAGTCGGATTTGATTTTGAAACCATCTTTTAGTTTGTAAATTTTGCCATTTATAGTAATATCTTTTGTTACTCCGTGCAGGAAAAGTTTTCCTTTCGCGGTAACATCATATTCAGTTTCAGAAATCATCTTAGAATTTGTGATATTACCTTTAAAATGTGATAAAGGATATTTTTCAGTATGGAGATAATCCTCTCTCATGTGGCGATTTCTCAATCCGATACCTGTTTCAAATGTGCCAACCTGAGTTTCAAAATAAAGTTCAGAACCTTTTAGCTTATCAATGCTCTCAGAAATGAAATAGCCGTCAATTTTGTCAGTTTTTCCATCGAAATTTTCGACCGGAGTTTCTGAAATAAATCTGACTAAATTTTTCTGACTTTTATCAATATGATATTCGGCTGAAGAGCTGGACGAGTATGCTAAAATTAGCACTGTAATAATAAATAATGCCTTTTTCATTTTCATTTTTCCTAATAATTAATTAAACATATTATGGGCATAAGTAATTAAATTAATTATTCAATGCTCCGGCATCAATCCAAGCTCTGACAGAATCAATTACAGATTGTGGAAGTCTGCCGGTTGGAGGCATTACCGATGAGCTGCTATTGGAATTAATTCTGTCAAACAGGTAGCTTTCATCAGCAGAGCCGGGCTTAACATACATAAGTCCAAATATTTCCTTATTTACGATATTATCATAACTTTTCCCCGCTGATAAATCAAGTCCGGCTGAAGGAAGATTTCCGGCATGACATCCAGAATAGGCGCAGCTTTTGTTGAAAACTTCAGTTTGAATTGCACTGAATGTAGCCGGCATATTTGACTTACTGTCATCAGGGCATTCAGATACAATTCCATCTGCACATGAATTTATTAAGAAAAGTGAAAATAATATATAAAACACAAAAGAAAATTTTATCATAAAAAACCTTACTGCGAATTGAATAATAAATTAATAACACCTAATTATTGATTTTGTTACTTGATGCCCGTAATATTATTGACGCTAAAGGTTTCTGAACATTACAAAATATTTTAATATATATGGTGTATTGTCAAATAATCCTTACGGTCAGATTTTGTAAAGTGCAATACATCAAATAAATAAATAGTGTGGTCTCCTGCATTCATTTTATCAATTGCTTTTAAGTATGCATAAGCTATTGCTCCACTCAATACTGGCAGACCTTTCCAGTCAATCAGAAGTTTTCTGTCTATAAGAAATTTACTTTTATCATAATCCCATCCACTTTTCTTACCTAATGTTCTAACAAGATTAATTTGATTCTCGCAAAGTAGCTGTAGAACTGAATTTGGATTTTCATCTAAATTATTTAACGTTTTAGTATTATGATAAACAGCAACTGAATATCTTTTAGGCACAATACTTACTTTGTTGACAAAAGTGCAAATGTTCATGTTAACTGATGTAGGATGAGATATTGGCTTTGAGTAAGTCGCCAGACTGAAAACGGGAAGACTGGGAATATTCCAGAATTGTCTCATAGAAAAGAGAAAATCAGGATTGATTAATATTATTAATAGTATGAATTTTTATTTTTTGAGAATTCTCAATCTTAGTCGGTTCGTGTTGAAAGCCACAACATTTTGCGATTGCTTGCTTTAGTCGTTCTTTTTCATCTTCAGTAAGTTTATTGATGTAAGCAATATCTTTGTGATGTTGGAGAGCTTCGCAGCTTGAGCATTGTGGCAATTTTCCGGGCTTGGTGCCAATATTATTTTCGGATAGCTGAATAGATATAGAATTGAAACCAAATTTAATGCCTGAATATACTAAATAAAAAAATGCAAGCATACCAACAGATTCAAGGAATGTGATGCTATACAAATCGAAAGCGTAAACTAAATAGTCGTTCCAAAACCAGGTAAGCAGCATTCCACTCAGCTTCAATATTCCGGCAAAGAAAAGAATATAAAGTAAAGACTTTGAAACATTATTTTTTATAAGATTTAAAAACATTATATTTTGAATAAAAACAATTTTCGCAAAATAATTATAACCTATTGTATTAACGATATTTGAGTATTATTATTTTTGATATCTACACTAAATTTTAATAAAAACTAATGAATAAAATTTCTTTAATAAAATACACAAAAATTTAAAATAATTCAATCAATAATCCTTCTTTACAATTTATTTTTTAATTATTATTTAGAATTTTAAAAGACAAAATGGGAACTACAGCCGATCTTAGACCGGGTGCATTCATCAGATTCAACGGCGAGCTCTGCCAAGTACTTGAATCACAGCATCGCACACCCGGCAACTTAAGAGCATTTTATCAAGTAAAGATGCGCAATACAAGAAGTGGCAAATTACTTGAAAATAGATTCCGTTCAGGTGAATCAATCGAATTTGTTCGTGTTGACAAGAAATCTTTTCAGTTTCTTTACCGAGATGGAAATGCACTCCACTTCATGGACCAGGAAACTTATGACCAAATACCTGTAAATGATGATGTTGTTGGTGATGCAATCAAATTTTTGAAAGAAAATCAAGAGGTTGCAATAAATTTCGAAGGTGAATTAGTACTTGGATTAGAAATGCCTCCAACCGTAAATCTTAGAGTTACTCATACCGAACCGGGAGTCAAAGGCGATACAGCAACAAATGTTGTTAAACCTGCAACTGTTGAAACAGGGGCTCAAGTAAATGTGCCGTTATTTGTTAATGAAGGCGATTTAATCAGAATTGATACTTCATCAGGCGCCTATATGGATCGAGTTAAAGAATAATATAAAAATTTAAAAATTCATAAGGGCTGCCCGTTTGTAAAAAATTGCAAATAGAGCAGCCATTTTATTATATGATTTAACAATATTTATTTTTATACGTTATAGAAATATGTTTTTTTACTAATTAAAAAATTAAAATGCGAAGTATTGTAATTACGATAAAAATTGTCATAACTGCAACGTTTGTTTTTGCAATAATTTCCTGCGGTGGAATGAAAACACCGGAAAATCTAAATGCAGAACAAGTATTTAATGATGGTGTGAAATTATTTGAGAATGGTGACTATCTCGAAGCAAAACAGTATTTTGATATAATTAAGTTGCAGTATCCTGCAAGCCAGTATGCCGACAATGCCCAATATTATTTAGCTGAAATAAACTACAAAAGAAGCGAGTATATTTTAGCGGCATTTAATTACAGCATGCTTCGCAGAGTGTATCCAGGTAGCCCTTACAGTAAAGAAAGTTTGTACAAAAACGCTCTTTGTTATTTTCAGTTATCTCCTTCCTATGACCGCGATCAGGAATATACTACAAAGGCAATTGAATCATTTATGGAATTTCAGTATCTTTATCCTGATGATTCACTGAATATTGAGTCAGGTAAAAGAATAGCTGAATTACGAGACAAACTTGCCTACCGTGAGTTCTTCACTGCTGAATTGTATCGTAAAATGGAAAGCCCGAGAGCATCAGTAATTTACTACGATGCAGTCATCAATAACTTCAGCGATTCCAAATATTACGAAGATTCATATATTGGCAAAATCGAAGCACTTTATTTTATGAAACGGTACGACCAAGCTGTAAGCATTATCAGAGCATACAGCACCCAGTTTCCAAATGGGAAAGCAACAAGCCGTAATAATCAGATAGTTAAAGAAATTAATGATTTGAAGAGTAAATAGCTACTCCAGCAGGGCTCTGAGTTCAGCATCGAAATTGTTGAATCTCTCAGAGTTGTCACGCTTGTCAGCAACAAATAATCTGCCCGACTTAATCATCTCTGTCAGTTCGTGAGATGTAATGTGTTTGTATTGACTCAAAGTCTCATTATATGTCGTAACTTTACCATTAAAAATATCTACTTTTATAATTTTGAGAGATTCACCTTCAAATTCTACAACAGAGCCGAGAGGAGGATATTTCTCCACTGCGGCAGCATAAGTTTCGTATTCAAATTTTATGCAACATTTGAGACGACCGCAATTTCCGCTTAGTTTGGATATATTGTTTGATAACTGCTGAACACGGGCATGGTCAAGTGTAACATGGTCGAATGAGCACATAAAAGACGTGCAGCACAATTCTCTTCCACAAGGTCCAACAAATTCACCCAAACGCTTTGTTTCTTCGCGTGAGCTAATTTGACGGAGTTCGATTCTGGCTTTGAAAAGTCTTGCCAGGTCTTTTACCATTTCTCTGAAATCAATTCGCTGAGGAGCTGTAAACAAAATTGTCAAACGCTGCCTGTCATGCTGCCAATTAGCTTCAGTGATTTTCATATCAAATCCATATTTGGCTACTAATTCTTTTGACTTTTTCAGGACATCGTATTCATCTTTAATTTTCTTATTGAAGAATTTAAGCTCTTCTATATCAGGTATCCTGATAAGTTTGTCAGTACTGATGTTCTGACGTTTGCAATATTCGAATTTAGAGTCTGATTTGTCGCCAAAACCACAAACTCTTCCGATATCTAATCCATTTTCACTTTCTAATACAACAAAATCATCTACACGCAGTGATAAATTGTTTACATTCTCAAATATACCGCGTACATTGCCTTTCATCAGGACTTCAACATATTCCGCCACGACTCTCTGAGAGAGCTTTTCGCCGTTTTTCAGTAAAAAATCAAGACCGCTGTAACCGGACTTTGGTAAAGTATATATGTATTCAAGGTCTTCAAAGCTGTTTTCTATATCTGTATCAAAATACTCGTATTTACTTTTAAACGGCGCAGGTGAAATATTGCTTTTTATGTTTACAGAACTTTCTGTTTTAACTGAATTCATATCAATATTCCACAAGCATTTAACTTGTAATAATTTATAAAAATTATAAACAAAGAACAATTATTGGGAATTGTGCTCCCAACAATATGCAAAATAATGAATATTTTTAATTATACCATAAAAATTTTGCGTAATTTAAGAAAAATTGAAATTAATGCGAGATTTTGACTAACATTTCTATAAATAAGGCTGATTCCAAACTCGATTTCGTTAATGGCTGAAGCAATCGAACTTTTGCCAAACGCACTTTGAAATTTTATAATTGTATCTGTATCATCAGTATTTATAATTGCATCTGAAGAAGCGCCATTTTTTATAGCATTTACATCATTAAGCCAAAACATAAGCATTTGAAGACTTTTGCTGATTTGATTTTTATCTTTCGGTTTTGCAAAATCTTCAATTTTTTTTACCATTTCTTCCCGAAACTTCTGTTTTCTGAGAGATGTACGAAGAATATCAACTACTTGATTGCGTAGCTCACGGTTTTCTTCAGAAACATAATCGAGAGCTTTAAGATATGAACCTTGTGCAAATCTTGCAGCAATTCGGGCATCAACTTCACTTACACCGTTATCGAAAATGAGCTTACGGACAATTTGATTATCATCAAGTGGCTGAACAATAATTTGCTGACAACGAGACATAATAGTTTGCATCATTGCCTCCGGCTTTGAAGTAATCATAATTATAGTAATATTATCCTGAGGCTCTTCAAGAGTTTTGAGAAAAGCATTAGCCGCTTCGTTATTCATTTCGTCAGCTTTCAGAATAATCACAAACCGCCTTTTCCCATTGTACGAGCTTAGCGAAAGTTTACTTTTTACCTCTCTTATGCTGGAAATTTTTATTTGTGTAGCATTAGGTATTTGAATCGGAAGATATGGGTTTTTAGCTTTATTTTCAATTTCCTCCCGAATCAGGTCAATCTGCTCCTGCGACATTTTATCATAGACTGATTCACCTTTTGTTTCATTGGATTTGCCTGCAGGGAGAGAAAATATCAGTTCAATATTCGGATGACTGAGATTATCAAACGCTTTGCAGCTATGACAATTGTCACAAGAATCTATTGAATTTTCATAAATAACCGGCTCATGACAATTAGCCGTTTTAGCATACTGAATTGCCAATGCATCTTTGCCTGTACCTATTATTCCTGTGAAGCAATAAGCGTGGCTAACTCTATTTTCTATAATAGAATTTTGCAATATTCTTTTAGTTCTTTCGTGTCCAGCTATTTTATTCCAAGACATATACCAAGTTTTATATTTTTGTAAATTACAATAATGTGAAAATAGCAAATATTTATGTTCAATTCAAATAAAATTAATGAGTATTTAAATTATGGCAAAAAAAACTTCAACTGTTGCTAAACCAAAAGCTACTTCAAAGGCAAAACCAACGCCGGAATCTGAAGTAAATTCGAGCAAGCGGGCACCTTATGAAAGACTTGTCGAATTTGACGTAATTCAACCTGAAATTATCGGTTCACGTTGCCATCATGGCAGAGGCGAAGACTGTTCAGTTGACAGAACAAAATTAGACCGCTCGAATGCACCCCACGTAACTCTTAATCTTGATAAAAATCACCTGATGAAAGCCCTCAAAAATATGATGCAGGCAAGGCATACCGATGAGAAGCATCTTACTCTTGTCAAGCAAGGCAAATCATTTTTTCATATTGGTTGTTCAGGTCATGAAGCAACTCAAACTGCAGTTGCTTTCGCAATGGAATCAGGCAAAGACTGGGGTTGGACTTACTATCGCGATATGGCTTTTGCTTTTGGAATGGGTTTCAGTTTGCAGGATTATTTCCTGCTTGCTTTAGGCAAAGAAGAAGACCCTGCTACGGGCGGCAGACAGATGCCAGGTCACTACGGACATCCGAAGTATAATCTGCCTACTCAGTCATCACCTACGGGTACACAATTCCTGAATGCTGTCGGTTGCTCAATGGCATCAAGCAAGAATGGAGCAGATGAAGTTACTTATGTATCTTCAGGTGAAGGTACTACAAGTCAGGGCGAATTTTATGAAGCTGTAAACTGGGCTACGAAAGACCGCCTGCCAACTCTATTCCATATTCAGGATAATGGCTATGCTATCTCTGTGCCACGTGCAGACCAGTCTATGGGCTCATCTGTAGTCCACTCTTTCTGCTGCTACCCAAATTTATATATGAAAGAATACGACGGTACTGATTATTTTGAATCTGTCAAAGCCGCACGCGATGCCGTGAAATATATTCGCGACGGACGCGGTCCGGCACTTCTTCACGCTGTCGTGGAAAGACTTCTGCCTCACTCATCATCTGATGACCATAGAAAATACCGCTCAGAAGAAGAGCTTGCTAATGCAGCGGCAAAGAAGGACTGCATTAAGATACTCGCAAATTATTTGATTGAACATGAAATTGCAACCCAAGAAGAAATTGACAATTTATCAATTCAAGTTAAACAAGAAATTAACGATGCTGTCGAATGGGCTGAAACTCGTCCTGACCCGAAAGCAGAAAATTCTCTAAAAACTTTATACGCAGAAGACAGTACACGCGACCTGCCGTATGCTCAGACAGAGCCGACAGAAGGTAATCCAATCGTTCTTGTGGATGCAGTAAATCACGCTCTTGCCGAAGAATTAAAACGTAATGACAAAATGTTGATTTTTGGTGAAGATATTGCTGACCCTAAAGGGGGAGTTTTCACCGCTACCCGCGGTTTATCTAATGAATTTGGTTCAAATCGTGTTTTCAATTCACCGCTTGCTGAGGCTTCTATCGTTGGTGTAGCTCTCGGACTTGCTGTTCGTGGATATAAACCGGTAATCGAAATTCAGTTCGGTGACTATATCTGGCCCGCTTTTATGCAGTACAAAAATGAAATTGCTACTATGCGTTATCGCTCTAACGACGGATTTAAAGCTCCGGTTGTTACGCGTGTTGCAGTTGGTGGATATATTCACGGTGGACTTTGCCACTCTCAGAATATCGAGGGTATTTTCTCGCATATACCGGGTATTTTAATTGCATATCCAAGTAATGCCGCCGATGCCAAAGGTTTGCTCAAAACTGCCTGCCGCATTGAAGACCCTGTGATTTTCTGTGAGCATAAGGGAATGTATCGCCTGCCTTTCGCACGTACTATTGAGCCCGATGAAAATTATCTGATTCCATTCGGTAAGGCAAAAATCGTAAAAGACGGCGCTGATGGTGTAATCATCACTTATGGTATGGGTGTCAAAGATTCAATCAATGCAGTGAAAAAATACGAAAAAGAAACCGGTAAATCTATCCGAATAGTTGACTTACGTACTATCAACCCATGGGATAAGGATTTAGTTCTTGAATCGGTAAAGAAGACGGGCAGAGTTTTGATTGTTCACGAAGATACGCTGACTAACGGTTTCGGTGCTGAGGTTTCAGCTACTATTTCACAGCATGCATTCTCTTGGCTTGATGCACCTGTTATGCGTCTTGCCGCTAAGGACAGCCATATTCCGTATGCTCCTGTGTATGAAGAAGACGTACTGCCAAACGAGCACAAAGTATATGACAATCTGATGGAATTAATGAAATTCTGATTTCTTTGATTCCAATTATTTCCAAATTTAATCCCCGCCATTACAAAAATGGCGGGGATTTTTGTTATGAATAGAGTATTTGCAGGAGCACGAAATATTTCTAAAAGAAATTACACAGCCTGTCGGAAAACACAAATCTCAACTCCGTAGGAGTGCCCTGATAGTAGAAAAAGCACTGACCGCCGGAAACCACAATTCAACTCGGTTAAGTCTTTAATTTATTTGTTAATGGTTGAAACATATCCCATTTAATAAAATCCATATTTATAATTTTAGATTTAATCAAATCCATATAATCTATATCAATATCATCAGATTGAACGGTCATACCAGTTTTGGTTAATATTTGTTCCTCTTCAATTTTTTTTATTATATCATTCAATTTCTGAAATAATAGATAATATTCTGTGGCTATTTCTTCAACATCAGCTAAATTTATTTCAGAAATAATGAATCTGTGAACAACTCGGTTGCGTTTATCGTAAAGTGCAAACAATTCATTAAACAAGGACTCGCTGATAATTTGTATTTCTTTAGCTTTTTCATATACTTTCTTTTCAGTAATAATTTTGTCTTTATCGCCCTGATAAATCCACATTCTTTCTATTCTCGAATTTTTATTTATTAACTGATATTTCAATACAATTCCTATTCTTAACAAAGCATCAATAATATTAGCTAATAAACATGTAGCTTCAATAAATGATTTCTTTTCAATGGCTATGTTTAATAAATAATTAGAAGCACCAACACCAATCATAAAATTTCCAAATAGATATGATTCATAGACTAAAACACTATACTCAGGTCTAATTAAACGAAAGGAAGATATGATTTCAAAAGCGAAATTCCTCTTTTCTTCAATAAATTTCCGTACTTCAGAAACATTTTGATCTATATCAAAGAGAAATGTAAAAAGTATTATTTCATTTTCTATTGAAGATACGAATATAAGTATTTGATTTTTATCAACCGATGGATTTGAAACATCAAAGAATTTCACATCGTTTAAAATTTTATATTTCCTACCCTTGATCAATAATTTAAATCTTTTGATACTTTGCGGGGTAGACAATTCATTTATCGATAATTGGAATGTATCAAAATTTCTTTCTGATATATAATATTGAAAAGTATGTACTTTCCCATCGTTAACTGTATATTTCCAATTTTCTGGAATTTGAATATCAAAAGTACCGTTAACATCAACAAAGCGTTTCATTTATTTCCATTTTAGAATTTAACAATAGAATACTTATTTTTATATTTTGCTCCTAATTGCTATTATTGTATTTTTTAAGTCAGAGTAAAATTTTTCAAGTTCATTTAAATGATAATTCAAATGGCGAATGTGTGCACGGTCAAAATAAACACTTTTAGCTATGCAAAAGTCTTGTATCGAAATAATTTCTTTATTTAATGCCGAAGCATATCCGATTTCATAGAATACATTCTTGTTATCAAATGTAGTATCAGCAATCAAAAATTCTGATAGTTCAATTTCTCTATATACCGTTTCAATTACAATATCATTTTCAAGGAATTCATCTGCTCTTTTTAAGTTAATTTGCATTTCAGTTTTCAATAAATCTTTTATGCTTGAATAAAGCGAATCAAGTGCAGGGTAATGAAATGGCATAATCATAAATACAGAATTCTTTTTTACTATTCTTTTTCTATCAACTTTACGCAAATGAATCTCTAAAGGCTTTGACTGCTGGACATCAACAAGTTTCCAAAGAGAAATATGGTCAAATGTAAAATAAACATCCTTTTGTGCTATGTGATCTTTAAAAAAAGTCCAGTTGTTAGGATAAGTTTCTAATAAAAATGGTGTTGTAGGGACAATTCCATTTTCATTTGAAAAACCTTTCCAATCAACATTTTCCAGCTTTCCAATATTACCCTTCATAAAATCAGGGTCGCTATTCAAAATAGGTTGGAAATATAAGAAGCTATACGGATTGTAATTACGATACTCACCGAGCATTATTTGGCGGTAATCATCTTCAGAAACTGTCCAAAAAGGGTAACAACCCATTGGTATTATTTTATTATAATATACATATCCTTTGTTTGTTTGGTCTTCTGTCATATTCTATATTTTATTTTTATTGAAACAATTCAGTTTGCGGGTCATTCTTCAGTTGCCACGAATCTTTATCAACTCTTACTGCTATATCTTCTAATACACTCAGAATTGTTTGATTTTCAGGGGTTATACCATTTTTCAAAAGTGGTAGTATATCTAAGATAATATCGTCAAAATGCGGATTGACTTTTTCTCTTTCCATTCTGCGAAGATAACTTAATAAATAATACCGGATACGGAGTCTTATGTCAATATATGTTCTGAATTTTGTATTCTTTTTTATTGAAAACTTCTCTGTATTTTCATTGTAATCAAAATTTTCTAAAAGTAATGGGGTCAAATCAGTATATTCTTTTTTAAGTAAATCAAGAAATCCTAATTCCAAACCTTTAATAATCAACTCATCATTTATTTGTTCTAAAGTCGCACCATGATTTTTTGCTATTATACCTTCAATTGTTTGCATTACAATCTGCTCGATATCCATCCCAAGATTTGCTCTTAATATTGTCCTTGGTTTCCTTACTTTTCGAAAATTAATTATTAGTTGACCAGATAAAACTGTAAATGGATTTTGTCTCTTTTTAAAACTTGTTTGACCGTTCTTTTGGGGAACTGCTCCAATATATTCAAAACCACATTTTTCTGCAGTTTCTATAATTAAATGCCAAAATTCAGGGTCTTTATGTGCAAACACAAATGAAAGCCATCTATCAAATTTCAAAACTCTGTACATTTCCTTTATACTTTGAGAGATTAAGTTGTTATATTCTTCTTTACTTTTGTTGTGTTCTCCGCCTTCAATAGCTTCTAACTGATAATCTTGTTCGGTGACTTCCAAATCAAGCCAAGCATTCCACATTGCTGACAAATCTAAGTATGGGATTTTTTTTCCATAAGGTGGGTCTGTATAAATATAATCAACACTTTCACTATCAATAAAATCTAAATTTGTGGCTGTACCCTTGATTATTTGTGCATTGGAAATGGTATTTTCATCAATATTAAACTGCATTTCCTTTTTAGCTGATAATAATTTTTTAATTTTAATTTCAAATGTATTCATTACATCTAAGTCAATTTCCTCTAAAGCTATTCTGTATCTGTAATAAGCAAAGGCAGCGGCATTTCCGGAGTTCTCATCACGTGAACTTGAATTATGGTAAGTTCTATTAATTTTTGTAACTGTACTGGAAAATGCTAATAATAGGGAATTACGAATATTTAAATTTTCTTGCTTCAAAATCAAATGCTTTAATAACCCTAATTGTGCTTTTTGTTTTGATGTAAAAAGTTCATCAGCAGTTGAAACATTCGAGCCTTTAGGCAATGGAATAGGACGGGGCTGAGGATATTTCTTTAATGCTTTTTGAATTTCTATTTCAGTTTTGGGTTCTAATTTAATATAATTACTTTTTACAAAATCGAATGCTTGATTAAATTTTGTTAGGTTAACCGGAGCTATCAAAGAGTTTACAATAAATACTGCCATTGGGTTTAAATCAATATTTATCGCTTTTCTACTATTCATTAATGCTTCAACAGCAGTAACTCCACTACCTCCGAATGGGTCTAAAATCAAATCTCCAGTTTTACTAAAGTTTTTTATGTAATCTCTTACGACATTCCAGCTTTGCTTTGTAAAATATCCGTGAACTCCGTAATGTCTTTTAGCTTTCTGTTTTTCTACAGTTATCCCTCTAGGTAAAGTACACTTGTTATAATCAAAATCGCTTTTTGCTTTATTTTGTGGAAATGCAAAATCATAAGAAAAACTCTTACCAATTTGAAAACTATCAGGTGATAAAAGTAATTTAAGATTATCCCAATTATCTTCAATATCTTCAACTTGGAAATGTAACAATGGATTTCCGGTATCTGTTGTTCTGAATACAGAAAATTCCAAACCATTACAAAGAGAAAAATATATGCTTCTTATTTCTGGATGCGATGCATAACTGTAAACCTGTTCTACATTGTCATCATTTATTATTTTTTGATCTGGCGCTTTAGCATCTAAAACAAATGCAAAATTATTTTCAACTTTTAATGAATAATCAGGGATAAGATTAATAGGCCTTTTTTTACTCCCAATTTTTAAATATGGATGTTGTAAAGTCTTGCTTCTAATTATATTGTCCTGTGAATAACCTAATTCTTTTAAAATTGGAAGTATAATAACTTCTCTGACACTGTCTTCTTTAAAGTCAGGATTAGTTTTAATAGATTTAATATCAAAATTTCCAAATAATCTTAC
This window of the Ignavibacteriota bacterium genome carries:
- a CDS encoding type I restriction enzyme HsdR N-terminal domain-containing protein, whose translation is MNNVRLFGNFDIKSIKTNPDFKEDSVREVIILPILKELGYSQDNIIRSKTLQHPYLKIGSKKRPINLIPDYSLKVENNFAFVLDAKAPDQKIINDDNVEQVYSYASHPEIRSIYFSLCNGLEFSVFRTTDTGNPLLHFQVEDIEDNWDNLKLLLSPDSFQIGKSFSYDFAFPQNKAKSDFDYNKCTLPRGITVEKQKAKRHYGVHGYFTKQSWNVVRDYIKNFSKTGDLILDPFGGSGVTAVEALMNSRKAINIDLNPMAVFIVNSLIAPVNLTKFNQAFDFVKSNYIKLEPKTEIEIQKALKKYPQPRPIPLPKGSNVSTADELFTSKQKAQLGLLKHLILKQENLNIRNSLLLAFSSTVTKINRTYHNSSSRDENSGNAAAFAYYRYRIALEEIDLDVMNTFEIKIKKLLSAKKEMQFNIDENTISNAQIIKGTATNLDFIDSESVDYIYTDPPYGKKIPYLDLSAMWNAWLDLEVTEQDYQLEAIEGGEHNKSKEEYNNLISQSIKEMYRVLKFDRWLSFVFAHKDPEFWHLIIETAEKCGFEYIGAVPQKNGQTSFKKRQNPFTVLSGQLIINFRKVRKPRTILRANLGMDIEQIVMQTIEGIIAKNHGATLEQINDELIIKGLELGFLDLLKKEYTDLTPLLLENFDYNENTEKFSIKKNTKFRTYIDIRLRIRYYLLSYLRRMEREKVNPHFDDIILDILPLLKNGITPENQTILSVLEDIAVRVDKDSWQLKNDPQTELFQ